One stretch of Cervus canadensis isolate Bull #8, Minnesota chromosome 5, ASM1932006v1, whole genome shotgun sequence DNA includes these proteins:
- the TGOLN2 gene encoding trans-Golgi network integral membrane protein 2, translated as MRFPVSFVLLSVVAADLLLSSAPVAGAGGPKEVQASAGSSGHHGLIAQPQEVSNQTFLNQTDAKTDTGSAGTDQGPEKTNPDNSTDELRLEITDTDNSVARQGSKKTDPGDSRTEHHPERADPGNSGSVQGPATTDSDNSGAKQHLEKTETGDSETEQHTGKANPGNSPTDQSNKLVSSPSSDNKESTKLHVNTVAGKPLQTSRTEPGGKVLADPSSPQQEGEGKPLELTEDVEPKETEEGDTEPEEDAPPKEEKEMVGPASRENREGTLSNTWSKKDDLYKDNLGNASAESSHFFAYLVTAAILVAVLYIAYHNKRKIIAFVLEGKRSKVTRRPKATDYQRLDQKI; from the exons ATGCGGTTCCCGGTTTCGTTCGTGTTACTGAGCGTCGTGGCAGCGG ACTTGCTGCTCAGTTCTGCTCCAGTCGCCGGAGCAGGCGGTCCAAAGGAAGTTCAGGCTTCTGCAGGAAGCTCCGGGCATCACGGCTTGATCGCTCAGCCACAAGAAGTCAGTAACCAAACCTTTCTAAATCAGACCGACGCGAAAACCGACACTGGCAGTGCCGGAACCGACCAGGGCCCGGAGAAAACCAACCCTGACAATTCGACAGACGAGCTGCGCCTCGAGATAACCGACACCGACAATTCGGTAGCCAGGCAGGGCTCCAAGAAAACTGACCCTGGCGATTCGCGAACCGAACACCACCCTGAGAGAGCCGACCCTGGCAATTCGGGATCGGTGCAGGGCCCCGCGACAACCGACTCTGACAATTCGGGAGCCAAGCAGCACCTGGAGAAAACTGAGACTGGCGATTCGGAAACCGAACAGCACACCGGGAAAGCCAACCCTGGCAATTCCCCCACAGACCAATCCAACAAGTTGGTCTCCAGCCCCTCTTCTGATAACAAGGAGTCCACCAAGCTTCATGTAAACACAGTAGCTGGCAAACCTCTGCAGACTTCCAGAACTGAACCTGGGGGAAAAGTGTTGGCAGACCCCTCTTCTCCCCAGCAGGAGGGAGAAGGTAAGCCCTTAGAACTAACTGAAGATGTGGAGCCCAAGGAGACTGAGGAAGGGGATACAGAGCCAGAGGAAGACGCACCacccaaagaagagaaagaaatggttgGCCCTGCCTCCAGGGAGAACCGTGAAGGGACACTTTCGAATACCTGGAGTAAGAAGGATGACCTTTATAAGGATAACCTTGGAAATGCCAGTGCAGAGAGCAGCCACTTTTTTGCCTATCtggtgacagcagccattctCGTCGCTGTCCTCTATATCGCATACCACAATAAGCGGAAG ATTATAGCTTTCGTCCTGGAAGGAAAAAGATCCAAAGTTACACGGCGGCCAAAGGCCACTGACTACCAACGTTTGGACCAGAAG ATTTGA